One window of Mangrovibacterium diazotrophicum genomic DNA carries:
- a CDS encoding GNAT family N-acetyltransferase, with amino-acid sequence MTEIKFEIGSVPDTAQIIEVYNGSGINRPTADFNRIEKMYSNSNLVVSAWKGDELVGIARSLTDFCYACYLSDLAVKREYQKEGIGKRLIELTQQEIGEETALILLSAPAAMGYYPKVGFDKVENGFIIRRTK; translated from the coding sequence ATGACAGAAATTAAATTTGAAATTGGGAGTGTTCCGGATACAGCACAAATCATTGAGGTTTATAATGGTTCAGGAATTAACCGGCCTACAGCAGATTTCAACCGAATTGAAAAAATGTATTCCAATTCGAACCTGGTCGTCAGTGCCTGGAAGGGAGATGAACTTGTTGGAATCGCACGTTCGCTGACGGATTTTTGTTACGCTTGCTATTTATCTGATCTGGCTGTAAAAAGAGAATACCAGAAAGAGGGCATCGGAAAACGGTTGATTGAGCTGACCCAACAAGAAATCGGAGAGGAAACCGCCCTGATCCTTTTATCGGCACCCGCTGCGATGGGCTATTATCCCAAAGTTGGTTTTGATAAAGTGGAGAATGGATTTATTATCAGGCGTACAAAATAG
- a CDS encoding TonB-dependent receptor domain-containing protein translates to MYKKRITWLLLFAACFANISALANPDNAPSEKSVIKGKVIEKDSNTPMEYANISIYNSADSTLVTGGITNPEGEFTIEKINNGTYYVEANFIGFNKTRINNIKVTNDKKAIDLGTIPLEASHQELGSVEVVAEKPRLEYKVDKKVINVDQDINAAGGTAVDVLENTPSVQVDIEGNVTLRGSSSFTVFIDGRPSALSGSDALQQIPASALENIEIITNPSAKYDPDGMAGIINLVTKKNALTGFDGILNVSGSTNESRSLDFTVNHKNEKRQFTFGFDTSDRISNGEHHSTRETFYTDSTEYMNSDGDREFNRHGYRFKGGVDLYLTDKTTLGFNANVGTFNFDSKSDVHDYYKTEYLDNSPFTEKYTLETEDADRNNNFVDASVNFLHKYSEDGTHKLEGMFYFRDRNGDDVEYQSEVIADENYNPSDVYDLRVRTTEGEDSQDYRAKLDYTRPLGETGKLEAGFQSTMRRETQDYIFEDYDTETQDWINNADYTSSMDFKRDIHALYTTYSNKFNKLEMMAGLRGEYTNRETKHQGTDAETYTLNRFDFFPSVHASYEVLEGTQLMASYSRRIDRPRGRDLDPFETFMNQTTIRKGNPELKPAYTNSYDMSVMKRFGGSFVSLDAFHRKTKDVNDRITEVLDDGTYLLTSANVGDNKSTGGELMLNLNLAKWLLVNTSISVYQYELQAEVLGEYVSRSSLNKDGRMNATFKFSQSARLQIDGNYRGPSVSAQGDRDGSFYSNISYRQELMNRKLTATLSMQDIFGSGGWQGTNSGTNFNSTFKFKHEPRVVQLTLSFKLNNYKTENGRNGGDGTNEMEFDGGAY, encoded by the coding sequence ATGTACAAGAAACGAATCACGTGGTTGTTGCTATTTGCAGCGTGCTTTGCGAACATCAGCGCTCTGGCAAATCCCGACAACGCCCCCTCTGAGAAGTCGGTTATTAAGGGAAAAGTAATAGAAAAAGATTCCAATACCCCTATGGAATACGCCAATATTTCCATTTATAACAGCGCCGACTCGACTCTGGTTACCGGAGGAATTACCAACCCGGAAGGAGAGTTTACAATTGAAAAAATTAATAACGGAACTTACTACGTTGAAGCCAATTTTATCGGGTTCAACAAAACACGGATCAACAACATTAAAGTCACCAACGACAAAAAGGCAATCGACCTGGGTACAATCCCGCTCGAGGCGTCGCACCAGGAATTGGGTAGTGTAGAGGTTGTTGCCGAGAAACCCCGCCTGGAGTACAAAGTTGACAAGAAAGTCATCAATGTTGATCAGGACATTAATGCAGCCGGAGGTACGGCAGTAGACGTTCTGGAAAACACGCCCTCGGTTCAGGTCGACATTGAAGGAAACGTTACCCTGCGCGGATCATCCAGCTTCACGGTATTTATCGACGGGCGGCCGTCGGCGCTGAGTGGAAGTGATGCCTTGCAACAAATTCCGGCTTCGGCCCTCGAAAACATCGAAATTATTACAAACCCATCAGCCAAATACGATCCCGATGGCATGGCCGGTATCATCAACCTGGTTACCAAAAAGAATGCGCTAACCGGGTTCGATGGAATTTTAAATGTTTCGGGAAGTACGAACGAAAGTCGTAGCCTGGACTTCACCGTAAACCACAAAAATGAAAAGCGTCAGTTTACTTTTGGTTTTGATACCAGCGATCGAATTTCGAATGGGGAACACCACTCAACACGCGAAACATTTTATACCGACAGTACCGAGTACATGAATTCGGATGGCGACCGAGAGTTTAACCGCCATGGCTACCGATTTAAAGGTGGTGTCGATTTATACCTGACTGATAAAACGACCTTGGGCTTTAATGCCAACGTTGGAACATTTAATTTCGATTCGAAATCGGATGTACATGATTACTACAAGACCGAATATCTGGATAATTCTCCATTCACTGAAAAATATACGCTCGAAACTGAAGACGCGGACCGGAACAACAATTTCGTGGATGCGAGCGTGAACTTCCTGCACAAATACAGCGAAGATGGCACCCACAAACTGGAAGGAATGTTCTACTTCCGCGACCGTAACGGAGATGACGTTGAATACCAATCGGAAGTAATTGCGGACGAAAACTACAATCCGAGCGACGTTTACGACTTGCGCGTAAGAACAACAGAAGGTGAGGATTCGCAGGACTACCGGGCCAAGCTGGACTATACGCGTCCGTTGGGCGAAACCGGAAAACTGGAAGCCGGATTTCAAAGTACGATGCGTCGCGAGACCCAAGACTACATTTTTGAAGATTATGACACAGAAACCCAGGATTGGATAAATAACGCAGACTACACCAGCAGCATGGACTTCAAACGCGATATTCATGCCCTGTATACAACTTACTCCAATAAATTCAACAAACTGGAAATGATGGCTGGTTTGAGAGGTGAATATACCAACCGGGAAACCAAACACCAGGGAACCGATGCCGAGACTTATACATTGAATCGTTTCGATTTTTTCCCTTCGGTACACGCTTCATATGAGGTTTTGGAAGGTACACAATTGATGGCTAGCTACTCGCGGCGAATTGACCGTCCGAGAGGCCGTGACCTCGATCCGTTCGAAACCTTCATGAATCAAACGACGATCCGGAAGGGAAATCCGGAATTGAAACCGGCCTACACCAACTCGTACGACATGAGTGTGATGAAGCGCTTCGGAGGATCGTTTGTATCCCTTGACGCTTTCCACCGCAAAACGAAGGATGTAAACGACCGAATTACAGAAGTGCTCGACGACGGAACTTACCTGTTGACCAGTGCCAACGTTGGCGATAACAAATCAACCGGGGGCGAGCTGATGCTGAACCTGAACCTGGCAAAATGGTTGTTGGTGAACACCAGTATTTCGGTTTACCAATACGAATTACAAGCTGAAGTCTTGGGTGAATATGTTAGCCGTTCAAGTTTGAACAAAGACGGGCGAATGAACGCAACTTTCAAATTTTCGCAGAGTGCACGCCTTCAGATTGACGGTAACTACCGCGGGCCTTCAGTTTCGGCCCAAGGTGATCGCGACGGATCATTCTACTCGAATATCTCATACCGCCAGGAGCTAATGAACCGCAAACTGACAGCAACCTTGAGCATGCAGGATATTTTTGGTTCAGGTGGCTGGCAAGGTACCAACAGCGGCACCAACTTTAACTCAACCTTTAAGTTCAAGCACGAACCTCGCGTTGTGCAGCTGACCTTGAGCTTCAAACTGAATAATTACAAAACTGAAAACGGCAGAAACGGTGGCGACGGCACCAACGAAATGGAATTTGACGGTGGAGCATATTAA
- a CDS encoding carboxypeptidase-like regulatory domain-containing protein, giving the protein MKLNRFCIVLLFFLAVTSVAFSQGQILSGRVIDTETGEPIHNTEIFISGTTVGCTTDALGQFSIKPPFLPCILIANHVSYEAYVKPIDSTNNLMIELQPSVYRIGGVSVAGKDRRKRNLRFFYAHFIRENQHDIQILNDSVLVFERDDMSFKAHCSDPLLIENDFLGYRITVIIDEFSVTVHDGPTGEQLPLNSGRGGEISNLKGYFYYEPLEESIKDKSEIFEENRRSAYYGSYRHFLKALYDADFSDQGFALEPFPKDSIPFYQIKGGGALLDAKQYLINVDSLHVTYYFDNDQKPVPEKYVNTLNYVFRRGSAIYPTKQAFVVRKNGTSPKLTFTIRGAMTIKNFANSLPEDYTPE; this is encoded by the coding sequence ATGAAATTAAATCGGTTTTGTATTGTACTCCTCTTTTTTCTGGCGGTAACTAGCGTTGCATTTTCGCAGGGGCAGATTCTTTCAGGCCGTGTAATCGACACGGAAACTGGGGAGCCAATACACAATACCGAGATTTTTATTTCGGGAACGACGGTTGGCTGTACCACGGATGCACTCGGGCAATTCTCCATAAAGCCTCCTTTTCTGCCATGTATTCTGATCGCCAATCATGTTTCGTATGAGGCCTATGTGAAGCCCATCGATTCTACGAATAATCTAATGATAGAACTGCAGCCTTCAGTATACCGGATTGGCGGAGTTAGCGTGGCAGGTAAAGACAGACGAAAAAGAAACCTTCGCTTTTTTTATGCGCATTTCATTCGGGAAAATCAGCATGATATTCAAATACTGAACGATAGTGTCCTCGTTTTTGAACGGGATGACATGAGTTTTAAAGCACACTGTTCCGACCCTCTTCTTATTGAAAATGATTTTTTAGGTTACCGGATCACGGTGATCATTGACGAGTTTAGCGTGACTGTGCATGATGGTCCAACAGGCGAACAATTGCCGTTGAATTCGGGCCGGGGCGGAGAAATATCGAACCTGAAAGGCTACTTTTATTACGAACCGCTGGAAGAGAGCATAAAAGATAAGTCCGAAATTTTCGAGGAAAACCGGCGGTCTGCCTATTACGGATCTTATCGACACTTTTTAAAAGCATTGTATGATGCTGATTTTTCGGATCAGGGCTTTGCTTTGGAGCCATTTCCCAAAGACAGTATTCCCTTCTACCAAATCAAAGGTGGCGGAGCCTTGCTCGATGCCAAGCAATACCTGATAAATGTCGATTCGCTGCACGTGACGTACTACTTCGATAACGATCAAAAGCCGGTTCCTGAAAAATATGTCAACACGCTGAATTATGTGTTTCGGAGAGGGTCTGCTATTTATCCAACCAAACAAGCTTTTGTGGTCCGAAAGAACGGAACCAGTCCCAAGTTGACTTTTACGATTCGCGGTGCCATGACGATTAAAAACTTTGCGAATTCACTTCCGGAGGATTATACCCCGGAATAG